In Planctomycetota bacterium, the DNA window CCAGGTGGCGAATCCGCAGGATTGTGGTTTCGCGGCGGTATCGGTCTTTATCTCTTCCATAATAGAAATCTTCTCCTTTAAGCAAGAGTTCTGTTAATCAGTAACTCTCCCTAACCCTCCATTGCCTACCTCCGGGACCATATTCCTCACATGGGTTTATGCCGGGCCATTGGAGGACTGTTTTCTGGCTATCACTTCCGCAATCAGTGCAATAGATAGTGCCTTCCTGATTAACAATATAAGTGTTTACGCCGGTTGTCCCATATGTTGCCGGATAGGCGACAAAGGCGAACTTGGTCTGGTTGGCGGCGGGGATGCCGTCCACCATTTCCTGGCCATAGGGCTGCCCGTTTGACTCTAATTCCATCGCTCTGAATAAATAGCCGTTCTTAGGCATTGAGCTTAGTTCCGGTAAGTCTGTAATCCGGAAATATGTATTGCCGAAGACGTCTGACCGGGCCGGATTAATATCTGCTCTGGCCAAATCAATGGGTATGAAAGCAACCTCGGTGGCATTATCTGGGCGTAGCGCCCGGTAAAAGCAGGAGACATCATAGGTCCAATAATCCATTGCGCCATTGCCATCCGCGTCCTGCTGGCGCCATAAGGCTTCGGCAGAAGTCATCAATTTTAACGAGGCAGCAGCAGATGCCTCGTTGGCGGATATCCGGCCGCTCAGCAGATTGGGAATGGCAATAGCGGCCACGATGGCAATAAAGGGTATCATTACTACCCAAAGCCCGCCCAGGATGATACCGGCAATGGCCTTGCCTTTGCCGACCAGCAGACCCTTGCTGTTGCCGATTTTGACCAGGGCCACGATGCCGAAGATTACGGCTAGTATAGAGGGAATGATTAGCACGCACAGGACCAGGCCCGTGATGCCCAGGACCAAACTCCAGGTAGCCAGCCCGCAGGATTGTGGTTTCGCGGCGGTGTCGGTTGTTATCTCTCTCATAGATACCTCCTTCTTTAAATGGTGATTACCGGAATCGGCTTGGTAATACAGCCGAATTCATCCCCGAATCCCTCCAGGAAGACCAGAGAATAGGTTCTGAAGAAAACGGTTACCGGCAGGTAAAACACCTGAGATAAATAGTTAAATAAGATAATCAAGACAATAATGCCGACGGCGAAGAGCGCCCAGAAGGCGGGCCATTTTATAGCCAGGGCGGCAACCCCAATCAGGATTGCGCCCGGCATGGCCACGATACAGCAGAGCCCAAACATTGGGATGCACATGAGCATAAACGCTCCCAAGGTCAATCCTATTTTAAGAAGCAGATAAAGCAGGAACTGTATTTTATTAGCGCGGAGTATCCGGAGGAATATCTTCCAGGCCTCTATGATTCTTATCCGGCGCAGATACATTATCGGAACGACAAAATCAACAGCCAAGACGCCAATTATCGCCAGAATGATAATAAGGCTGATAAAAGCTATCCCCAGCGCTACAAACCCCAGTATAATCCACAGGGAAAAACCCTTAGCCAGTCCGGCAAATATCAGGAGAGTCACCGGGATACCGATGATTAACAGGATGCCCAGAAACGCGGATGGAGCAAATATTATCCGCCAGAGAAATAACGACCAGCCCGGAGCCCCGTTTTCTTTGTAGGCCTGCTTTATCATAACCTCCTTTTTTATCGTCCCATCGAGAAAGACAAAGGTGAACCTGGAGCCGAAATAGAGAAAGACCAGCCAGACAATAATAATAAGCAGGGCAATTAAGGCCCCGATAATAATAACCAGCGTCAGATTAGCCAGCACCCACTGGGACGCCTGGTTAAAGACGGGGTTTGATTCGGTGATTATCGCCCTGTCTCCTCTGTCGCCGGGCATATTGAAATTGAAGTTCGAGCCTTGGCCCGTTCCCAGCGCCATCAAAAAGGCCACCAGGCCGAACTTGAGCCATTTAACCAGTTTGAATGGCCTAAAGAGGACGGCAATCATATGCTTGAATGCCGGGGTAATCGCATCAATCACGGAGATGGTCGGCTGCCTGGTTGAGAAATCTGTCATATTTTGATTCAGGCGCTGAATTTCTTCCCGGCCTCAAAGGCATCCTTGAGCGCGGTCGGGTGTTCTCTTATGGCGCCCTTGATATCGACCTTATTATATACCAATTCGCCCGAATAGTCTACATTAATTGCCTTAAAGAAATATTTGATGGTCAGGATGGTGCCGGTAAAGAGATGCTCGCCCTTGGTGCCGCCGGTGGAGATGAAGAAGCCCTTTCTTGTGATTTGAGATTTGGGATTCGTGATTTTAAGTATGTATTTGCGGGCCCAGAGGGCCTGGCAGCGGTCGATGATTATCTTTACCTGGGCCGGGACGTTGTAGAAGAATATTGGCGCGGCCAGGATTACCGCATCAGCTTTCAGTAATTGTTCGTAAAGGGTATTCATCTCATCCTGAATGGCGCAGTTACCGGTCTTGAGGCAGGTATTGTATTCCTGGCAGGGGGTAATCTTGAGGTCGCGGATGAATATCTTTTGTATCTGAATTTTCGGGGCGGCAGACAGGGCGCCCTTGAGGAATTCGTCCAGCAGGATATCAGTGTTACCACCCTGGCGCGGACTTCCATAAAGGGCTAAGAGGAGCATAAATGTTAGGCGTTGAGCGTTTTGCGTAGAGCGTGAAGCGCAGGACGCATAACGCATGGCTTATAGACGCAGATTATCCGCATTCGGAATAGGCGCAGGCGTGGCAGACCACGCAGCCCTCTTCGTAAGACAGTGTGCCGCCGCAGTCCGGACAGGCGCCTTTGTGCATCACCGTGGTCGAGCGGGCTTTTTTACCTGAGTTCTCAGCCGTAGCCGCGGTTTTTGGGACAGCGGTTTTGGTCTCGGCCTCCGGCATCATGGCTGGCGGCGCGATAGTTGCCGAACCCTCCAGGCAATATTCCAGGGCCTTGCTGATGGCGTCGGCACAGGAGAGAATCTTGCCGTTCTTGCCCCAGGCGACCGAATGGCAGGAAATACCTTTTAGCTGCTTGGTTATTTCTTTTACATCGGCGCCGCTGCGCAGAGAGAATGAAATCAGGCGCGAGATGGCCTCGGATTGCGAGGCCGCGCAGCCGCCGGCCTTGCCCATGGTGCTGAATAATTCAAAGGGCTTGTTGTCCTGGCCGTAGTTGACGGTGACATATAAACTGCCGCAGCCGGTCTTTATCTTGCGGGTGAATCCGTAGGTCATTTCCGGCCGGGGACGCGGGGCGATGCTGAACGGGGTTTCCGCCTCTTCAATCGGCTTGTCTTTGGCCGGCGCCTTCTTTTCCGTGGTCAGGACCTGTTCGCTCCGGCAGCCGTCGCGGTAAACCGTGACGCCCTTGCAGTTGGTCCGGTAGGCCGTGAAATACGCCTCGGTGATATCCTCGCGGGTAGCCGTATGTGGGAAATTAACGGTTTTGGAAACGGCGTTGTCGGTATATTTCTGGAATGCGGCCTGCATCTTAATATGCCATTCGGGCGAAACGTCGTGGGCCGTGACAAAGGCCTTACGGATATTTTCCGGGATGTCGGTCATGGACTGGATGCTGTTATGAGCCGCGATATTCTTTATCAGTTCCTCGGAATACCAGCCGTCGCGCTTGGCGATTTTCTCGAATATTGGATGGACCTCGACCAGTTTGGCGCCGTCCATGACGTTGCGGGTGAAACAAACGGCAAAAAGCGGTTCGATGCCGCTGGAGGCGCCGGCAATGATACTGATGGTGCCGGTCGGGGCAATGGTGGTGGTGGTGGCGTTTCTCAAGAGCGGCCCGCCCGGACGGTCATAGACGCTTTTCTTAAAATTGGGGAAGGCGCCGCGCTCCTCGGCAATCTTCTGCGAGGCGCGCTTTGATTCCAGCGAGATGAATTTCATTACCTCTTCGGCGGTTTCCAGGCCCGGTTCGGAATTATAGGGGATGCCCAGTTGGATGAGCAGGTCGGCGAAACCCATGATGCCCAGCCCGATTTTGCGGTTGCCCTTGGTCATCTTTTCTATTTCCGGCAACAGATAACAATTGGCTTCAATGACATTATCCAGGAAACGGACCGATAGGTGCACGGTCCTCCTTAATTTTTCCCAGTCGATGGCCGGCTTGGTGACGCTCTGGGTCATCATTTTGCCGAGATTAATCGAGCCGAGGTTGCAGGATTCGTAGGGCAGCAACGGCTGCTCGCCGCAAGGATTGGTGCTTTCAATGGCGCCGATGTGCGGCGTGGGATTCCCTTTGTTCAGGCGGTCGATAAAGACGATGCCCGGCTCGCCCGATGCCCAGGAGGTGCTGACAATCAGGTCGAAGACCTTGCGGGCCTTGAGTCGTCCGGCCGGTTTCTTACTCCGGGGATTTATCAGGTCGTAGTCCTCGTTGCGTTCGGCCCGGCGCATGAACTCCTCGGTGATGCCGACCGAGATATTGAAATTAGTCAGCGCCTTTTCGTTGGTCTTGCAGGTGATGAATTCAATGATATCCGGGTGATCGTGGTTCAGGATGGCCATATTGGCCCCGCGCCTGAACCCGCCCTGGTTGATGGCTTCGGTGGCCTCGTTGAATACCTTCATAAACGATATCGGACCGCTAGACAGTCCGTGCGAGGTGGAGACCCGGTCGTTTCGGGGTCTGATATTGGTGAAAGAAAATCCGGTGCCACCGCCGCTCTTGTGAATCCGGGCCGCATTCTTGACGGTTTCGAAGATACTGTCGATGGAATCGCCCACCGGCATGACAAAACAGGCGGAAAGCTGCTGGAGTTCCCGTCCGGCGTTCATCAGGGTGGGTGAATTGGGCATAAATTCCAGGTGGGCC includes these proteins:
- a CDS encoding DUF2950 family protein, whose protein sequence is MREITTDTAAKPQSCGLATWSLVLGITGLVLCVLIIPSILAVIFGIVALVKIGNSKGLLVGKGKAIAGIILGGLWVVMIPFIAIVAAIAIPNLLSGRISANEASAAASLKLMTSAEALWRQQDADGNGAMDYWTYDVSCFYRALRPDNATEVAFIPIDLARADINPARSDVFGNTYFRITDLPELSSMPKNGYLFRAMELESNGQPYGQEMVDGIPAANQTKFAFVAYPATYGTTGVNTYIVNQEGTIYCTDCGSDSQKTVLQWPGINPCEEYGPGGRQWRVRESY
- a CDS encoding flavodoxin family protein — translated: MLLLALYGSPRQGGNTDILLDEFLKGALSAAPKIQIQKIFIRDLKITPCQEYNTCLKTGNCAIQDEMNTLYEQLLKADAVILAAPIFFYNVPAQVKIIIDRCQALWARKYILKITNPKSQITRKGFFISTGGTKGEHLFTGTILTIKYFFKAINVDYSGELVYNKVDIKGAIREHPTALKDAFEAGKKFSA
- a CDS encoding vitamin B12-dependent ribonucleotide reductase — protein: MAKTKQSSIGHETEIFNLSDLKTPETKPLENLIEPEFTSNALLILEKRYLRKDANGKSVETPKGMLERVALNIASIEKSFSEKADVRKWEKSFYEMMAHLEFMPNSPTLMNAGRELQQLSACFVMPVGDSIDSIFETVKNAARIHKSGGGTGFSFTNIRPRNDRVSTSHGLSSGPISFMKVFNEATEAINQGGFRRGANMAILNHDHPDIIEFITCKTNEKALTNFNISVGITEEFMRRAERNEDYDLINPRSKKPAGRLKARKVFDLIVSTSWASGEPGIVFIDRLNKGNPTPHIGAIESTNPCGEQPLLPYESCNLGSINLGKMMTQSVTKPAIDWEKLRRTVHLSVRFLDNVIEANCYLLPEIEKMTKGNRKIGLGIMGFADLLIQLGIPYNSEPGLETAEEVMKFISLESKRASQKIAEERGAFPNFKKSVYDRPGGPLLRNATTTTIAPTGTISIIAGASSGIEPLFAVCFTRNVMDGAKLVEVHPIFEKIAKRDGWYSEELIKNIAAHNSIQSMTDIPENIRKAFVTAHDVSPEWHIKMQAAFQKYTDNAVSKTVNFPHTATREDITEAYFTAYRTNCKGVTVYRDGCRSEQVLTTEKKAPAKDKPIEEAETPFSIAPRPRPEMTYGFTRKIKTGCGSLYVTVNYGQDNKPFELFSTMGKAGGCAASQSEAISRLISFSLRSGADVKEITKQLKGISCHSVAWGKNGKILSCADAISKALEYCLEGSATIAPPAMMPEAETKTAVPKTAATAENSGKKARSTTVMHKGACPDCGGTLSYEEGCVVCHACAYSECG